The Rattus norvegicus strain BN/NHsdMcwi chromosome 2, GRCr8, whole genome shotgun sequence nucleotide sequence tttctgctgctgGCACTGTATGTGCCAAGCCACCTGGCCTATGAGTTTCCAGCCAATTCTGTTTCCTCCTTCTATCTCACTGCAGGATTGCTGAGATAGTGTGCTAGGCCACTGTATCCAGCTTTTTATGCAGGTTTTGCTTGTACTGCAAATacttttacacactgagccatctcctgggcCCCAGGATTTTTATTTCTGTAAGGCACTGTGCAAGTTAGTAGGAAATGCAAATGTGGCTTTTAGTCGCCTGTGGTAATTGTCTCTGAGGCcgactgcctctgtctgctaacctaagCCTAGTCCTGGGAGCTTCTAACCTCTGTACAGTCTAACTTAAGCCTAGAATATTTTCAACCTCTGAAACTTaatgctgaataagctcacccagACCTAGTTCTTTCTGGGCtctctctggctggctgattcaactcagttCAAACTCCTCCCCCAGCTAACTTATTTAATCTGGcttttctctcagcctctgaattgctctgcttggcctcaaactaactctagcaatcttttctaatcctctggctccttctcattccctTGCTcatctgtctttacctgtgtctagcttgttctctcttcaatgtGCCTCTGGAAAATTCTCCCAGTTaaactgcctccttctccctctctgctgcTCTACTCTCTCTCTCAACTACTGCACTGCTCTCCAGGAACTCTCCTCTATTCCTCTACTGTACtctctctcttaagtagcttccccttttctctcttctcaggagagttgggtgtatcctattctgtcaaatctgcCTCTGATTGGTTACTTTTCCTGCTACTCAACTAGACATCACTTTTACATGGGTacctccttctacaaactaactttatcttcattgtttggCATTAAAGGTAAATACTAAGGGggtgtctatattccagccagaggggattaaagatgtgtgctaagaGCTGAGCCACACCCTAACTAGAAACAGGTTCAAATATTCTGTAACGGAGAAGTGGTGCCAATATTCCTAATACCTCTATATTTAGAACTATTTATTTTCACAAAATGTTGAGATGAGGGGCTAGTGAAATGGTTCAGTCCATAGAggttcttgctgccaagcctgacaacctggaacccatatggtggaaggtgAGAGCCATCTCTTGATTTCTACAAGCAGTGATTCATGCTTACACACACTAAAGTATGGATAAAAGTGAAAACCCTTtgtaagtggttaagagcattttctgctctttcagatgACTGGAGTTTGGTCATGGTAAGGCTCaaatgtagtgagccatattggatttgggcctggccgttttgtgactgtttagctcaaagtggctatgtgactcttggccacacatactcctctaagagccactcccatgtatttacggcacaggaagaaaagaccaagtagtaaacacccagtgtctccactgcatgacctctgctgagcctggctgatgattgtggaaccgacacacctggatcACACCTGgatggtggtcaatttacttctgccttttgctacctcagcctttatccttgagattcaggctggtcttctcggatttctccctaattaattcaggtctcctagggtcttttgttaccgaagtcactaGCCAGGTAGTCACAGCCaaggtttcccactgtgcttccagatattttctacctggagaacttgggtatataagtggtgaataaagctacaggagactctcctccttcctctctttctctgactctcttccgctcttccttcttcctctctctctctctttcttcctctcctgccttgacacgataacctgtgtgtgtgtgtgtgtgtgtgtgtgtgtgtgtgtgtgtgtgtgtgtgtttctttcatcccgcaggcttttgCCCGATTCTCGGTGCAGGCGCCGACACTCAAAAGCATCTGCAATTCCAGCTCCACTGGTAGCTGTGTGCACATTCCCTCACGCAAAcacacaatgtctttttttttttttttggttcttttttttcggagctggggaccgaacccagggccttgcgcttcctaggcaagcgctctaccactgagctaaatccccaacccacacacaATGTCTTAATTACTTCTTTTAGTGCTGTGATAAGACATCaggaacaggggctggagagatgtctcagtggttaagagcactgactgctcttccagagatcctgagttcaattcccagcaaccacatggaggctcataaCCGTCTGtatatgggatctgatgccctcttctggtgtgtctgaagacagctacagtgtacttatatagaataaataaataactcttaaaaaaaaaagacatcatgaatgaGGCTacttataagagaaagcatttcattCAGAAATCACGGTTCCAAAGGGTTAGACTCTATGAaggtcatcatggtggggagttTGGCAGCAGGCAGTCCTGGAGTAGTAGTTGAGACTTTAAACCTGATCCACAAGGCAGAgtgagagagctaactgggaatgctataggcatttgaaaccccaaagcccaccctccaataaggccacacctttttAATCCTTCACTTTTATTAACTggggatcaagcattcaaatatctgagctTTTAGGGgttattctcattcaaatcataacagatacataattaaaaataaaaacaaatcttaaaatatattttaaatagaaatgaaTACCTATTTATCTTTTGGGGGGttgtaaaaaaataattgttttattcAATACCAAAGTTTTAGGAGGAgtatattttctttaagaaataaaaaaactaagaaaaaaatgccatttAGCACAGCTGGTACACTGGGATAGGTCATCAGGAAAAACACTGTAGTGTACTTGTCTCTGACACCACGACTTCCAGCCTAGCTGTGCTGTGCATGCTAGGGTGTCGCTCACTCCATGCAATGGTTACGCCACTCTTTTCCACATTGCACAAGGGAGTGGCTCAGCCTTTACAACTTAATTAACAGAAGCAAAGCCGGGATCCACAGATTTCTTCTCAAAAGGTACTAGCCCATCAGGCAGTCCGGCAATTTCATTCTCATGAATACTCTAGCTATGAAGAAACTCAGTAGAACACAGACGAAGtcaaagagaagaagaaaccCACTGAGTTTTGGTATATTTGGTGTGTTGGATCGGTCCAGGATTATGAAGCCTAAACCTCCCATTGTAAACAGAAAGCTAGATGCAAGTCCTTCCATAATATACTGTCCATTTACTCTGCGAGCCAAGAAAGCTACTGGTCTCTGATGCCCATGCTCATCAGTCATTGAGTCAACACTTGGAGGTTCAATACTAACATCATAGATTATTCCTCCGGTAATGAAGAAGTAAGATACTACCACCAGGGCGTACATCGTCATAGCCAGGAGCATGTGCACCCAGGGCGGTTTCTTCAGCTTCAAGTTGGGACATTCGAGCACTAAAAATGGGACTCGGTACAGAAGACTCCATGTCCACGGCAGTAGGGCCagccttttcttgtttgttttcaagacagggttttgcttTGTGGCTGTCGGAACTTACTACATAGACTATGCTGGcattgaatttacagagatctgcttgcctctgcatcCACCAGTATGCCTGGTTGAGATGAGTTTTTATGAGAACATATTTTAGTATTGTGTGGCTTGACTAGAGAACCAGACCATGAGAGCTGCATTAAGGCTGAAAGGCAAAGCTTTATTCAGAGTAGGAACTGCTGGGCTGTCTCCTAGAGGAGGAAGGACAGTCTGGTCAAAAAAGAGGTAATGGGTTTTATAAGGTGGTTTTAGTCTGGCGGGAGACTGTTGAGAGAACACCAAGGAAAAGGAACTGAGGCAGGCAAAAAGGACCGCAACAAACCAAATtttatgaggggttggggatgggacGGGCCACTAGTATAGCAGGAGGTTATGGTCCTGAGACAAGGGCTCAGCAGGTCCTAAGAAGTGCAGAATGTTTAGTTTCCATTTCCTGGAAGGGACTGGTTCCCACATGGGTCATCCattttggtgtcttttttttttttttttttttctctcggagctggggaccgaacccagggccttgcgcttcctaggtaagcgctctaccactgagctaaatccccagccccccccccattttGGTGTCTTAGGTGACCCCATTTTGGGGCACCCCAACAAGTATAACATTATCAGATATTATAATGCATGCAAAAAAAACCATTATGgtctttaaaaagataaaaacaaacatgaGGTGTAGTGGTATACGCCTTCAATCACTTCAATTCacggaagaggcagaggcagaggggcagagggacagaggggcagaggggcagaggggcagagaggcagaggcagaggggggcagatctccctgagttcaaggccagttggtCTGCGTTCTGAGTTCCAAGATGGCCAGGTCTACATGTGAGacgctgtcttgaaaaaacaaacaaatgaaaataaaaacacaatgatAGTCAACATGTATGCTGCACCTCTAAGCCTACAACCATATCAATTGGAAATTAATGCATACTgcatgtcttagtcactgttctattgctgtgaagagacgttgtgaccaatgcaactcttatgaaagaaaacatttaatggtggcttgcttacagtttcagagtccaTTACCATGACAAGAAAAcacagcagcacacaggcagacgctggagcaatagctgagaacTACATCCTGGTCCACGGTAGAGAAACAAGAGACTGGGGCCTGATGTGAGCTTTTGAGAACTGAAAGCCCTTCCCCAGTGACACCCCACACCCTGGAGACCACCTCTTCTAATCATTAGAATATTTTgaaatagtgccatttcctggtgACCGAGCACCCAAATAGCTGACCCCCTGGGGGCTGTTCTGATTCAAACACTGCCCATCTATATATGCACAAGTGCTATAAGTAACAATTTACGGAGTTCCTCGGGAGAGAAGGGTGAATGTATCCACATTTAAATGGTACTTTGGTTTAATTTTTGCCTGCGGGGGAATTGGTGGGCGGAGACAGGACAAGCTGATCTGATCTAGGACAAGCAATAGCCAACAGAGACCATCTACTGTCCAAAGCAGTAAACTGGGGGAGTGGCATCAATCCAAAGGTTTGCCACAGTTTCTCGGAGAGATACTTGGGGCTGAAAGGTGGCCCAGGGGTTAAGAGTGAACAATGGCTCATGCCGTTAGccctagaactcaggaggcagaagcaggcagacctttgtgagttagaggccaggtTCATACACATAGTTTGAgtaccaggatagccagagctatgtagagagaccctgtctctacactaaaacattaaaatatggggttggggatttagctcagtggtagagcacttgcctagcaagtgcaaagccctgggttcggtccccagctccgaaaaaaaagaaaaaaaacacattaaaatataataaaatagggctggagagatggctcagcggttaaagagtacccgactgctcttccagaggtcctgagttcaatttccagcaaccacatggtggctcacaaccatctgtaaagagatccgataccctattctggtgcatctgaagacagctagagtgtacttatatataataaatgaataaatctttaaaaaatatataataaaataaaagacgtgaatactgctcttgcagagtgttgtaaaaatataaagagtaaaaaagatttaatgttgtcttttaccccgctaggtccagcacctcagtgccccaagatgtctgctaggtatcttggcggaaacacgtgccagccgcacactttcctacactcaaaccctcacataaaagaacacacaatacaataatcttagatccaattgataagatataattgcccacttaaacatacaaagcccggtaccatccatcccttaggaacattaataacaacccataaatacacagagcagaatcttaacatcacttgccatggcttctcaccctctcctctgtcctgtctcttcctcctccttcaaacttctctcccgcccatccttccttctcctccaatgacaggcctccttctgtcctgtacctgcccctcacctttactttacaaattcaatggggagaaggttctggcgaagtcacctgattcctgagtatgtgactagacagctgtcctaggggcagtggaattaccatcaaaatacagataacttcagggcaaaccacaaccgCTGGAGGGTCTTAGTTGAAATTCCCAGAAGcaagtcaggcagctcacagccacttttatctcctccctttaaCTCCACCCtttaactccaggggatctgacatcttcggCTTCTTCAGGCATTTGTACTCATGTACAGAtatccacacacaaatacacataattaaaaagaaatcttaagcTAGGCACAATGGTACATGCCTTTACTCTCAACAATTGAGAAGCAGTTCTCTgagattgaggctagcctggactacatattgagttccagtaTATCCAAGAGTATGTGGaggaccttgtttcaaaaaacaaaaccacgggggctggagagatggctcagtgtttaagagcaccgactgctcttccagaggtcatgagttcaattcccagcaaccacatggtggctcacaaccatctgtaatgggatcagatgccctcttctggtgtgtctgaagacagcagcagtgtactcatatataataaataaataaatctttaaaaaaaacacaaataaataaataaatcttttaaaagatataCTCAGTTGTAgaatcttttccttcctttctccttccttcctttcaccttcctttcttcctgaggCTGTCTTGCAAAACTAGATCTATAGACCAAGCAGGCCTCAagttcagagatcctcctgcctctcctcctgcctcctgagtgttggaattaaaagcacatcacacacacacacacacacacacacacacacttttttttttcttttttctttttttcggagctggggacggaacccagggccttgcgcttgctaggcaagcgctctaccactgagctaaatctccaaccccatcacacacttgtttttaattttatgagtacattgtagctgtcttcagacacaccagaagagggtatcagaactcattacagaaggttgtgagccaccatgtggttgctgggacttgaactcaggacctctggaagagcagtcagtgctcttaaccactgagccatctctccagagcgccccccccctctttttttaGTCCAGTCAGTgaaaacacacacctttaatcctagcactcaggaagcagaagcaggtggatctctgagtttgaggccagcctggtttatagagcaagttccaggagagtcaagactacccagagaaaccctgtctcaaaaaacaaaagcaaacaaccaaaaccaaaacatgtttttgtgtgtttgccttaatgtatatctgtgcaccacacatgCGCAATGCCCTTGGAGTTCAAAAGactccctggatctggagttacagctgctatgtgggggctgggaactgaaacctggtcctctgcaagagcagtggatgccatctctccagccttatagAATCTGTGTTTTTAAAGGACAGTCAGTCTCTGCATTCGTGTCTCTCACTGGAAGCAGTGTGTGTGGAACGACATAGGTGAGACTTTTTTTCTCTAAGGATGGGCTGGAATGTAGCTTGACAAGTTACTTCCTGCCATCCCTTCCCTCAGGAATGAAACCTGAGCTAGTACAGGGTCAAAAGTAGGGAAAAGGAGGCGGATGTGAGGAAGGAAAAACCCTTCCCTCTGGGACCTAGATTGCCTTTTCTGCTGACTGTCAGTCAGAAAACTTCACTTTAGCTAATAAAGTCAAATCTGCCCACAGGGACAATGAGctgttttctgattttgttttttaatctcaaaTGAGGATGTTAAATCAGCAAACCATGCTTGCTCAGGGTCAGAATGTTAGCAAGTTTGAACTCTGCTGGGGTGCCAGTCCTCTCACCCCTAAATCTAAACTGTACCCCATAAAGCCACggtcttagtgttctattgcggtgaagagacaccaagaccacagCAACTCCTAgggaaaaatgtatttaattggGCTTGCTTACACTTCAGAGGGTTAGTTCATTATCATTAGGGCAGGgaccatggcagcatgcaggcagacatggtgctagagaaggtgctgagagctctacatctgggtCTGGAGGTAGCAATCTGACTTGAACATTTGAACCTCAAAGTCTGCCCCCAGTGACTTCCTCtatacccactccaacaaggccacacctcctaatccttctcagaTAGTGTCACTCTCTGATGagtaagcatttaaatatatgagcctagtcaaaacaccaaaaccacCTAACAATTGTTTTACAAAAGAAATCTCGGggtctgggttcggtccccagctcaggaaaaaaccaaaaaaaaaaaaaaaaaaaaaaaagaaaaagaaatctcttgggctggagagatggctcagtgggtaagagcactggctgctcttccagaggtcctgaattcaattcctagtgaaagagcataccccaaaacggggagccgagtctctcgctccgatcgcagggtggggtgcccccaggaatcacgaggagccattcttgatgtaacagcaagaggtagctttattaacgagatcccaggtcttagcgggatcccgggtcgacacgtatctcacacaggagacagaggaatcgaccctgagcctccagactcgggggtttatataggggaggttaggggcattcacgaggttgcacatgattggtcaattcaaatggtgcacagttactttcggcgcgaaatgacatcagcaaggagtacgtgctctctagcagcttggcaggcaggtagggtggctcatctcactcaggggggtgaaggaaggggagggtgtccttggggaaggaaggatggtcagtgtccttggggctgatagctggtttggcaagtcctatctctggctctccctcaggcacgtcccgccctgcacatctggactctgacaatgagcaacctttatgaaactctagttctgcacattcgggctctgacaatgagtaacctttatgaaactctagttctacattagcaaccacatggtggctcacaaccatctgtaatgggatctgatgccctcttctggtgtgtctgagaacagctacaATGAAAtcttatacatgaaataaataaatctttaaaaaaaaaaaagaaagaaagaaatttcttcCCTGTAGTTTTATGTTGACTCCAGGGTCTCACATGTGCCAAGCATTCACTCTATCACAGAACCACATCCCCAGGCCCAGAATTCATTTGCGGTCTTTCCGTGTAGTATATATATGAATGCTCAGGTACATGTGTGCAATGCATACAGTGTTAGCAGAGGTTGACATCAAGTATCCAGTCAATCACTGTCACTTTTTGCGGCTTTGGCTAGATTGTGTGGCCAGTGAGCTCCTCTCTAACCCCATTACTGTCTTCATAGATGAGGGCTACTGCTCCAGGCTTTCAGTGGGTACCCAGTATCTGCTCAGCACTCTACTCACTGACACATCTCTCCAGAGCccaaattaattatttaaagaaaaaaaagtagggcTGAGACTGTGGTACAgttagtagaatgcttgcctagaagGCAGGAAGCTCTGGGTTCTATCTTCTGGATCATACAAGATGGTGAGATggtacacacctgtgatctcagcatttgACAGGGATTGAGGCTGGGGCAACAGAAGTTAGTGGTCAtcttgggctacatgaaaccttgtctctaacccaagtaaaataaaattaaataagttaattaaattataaatatataaaacttttAACTTTAAATTTCAAGCTTTACCTAATCTTTAAACTATATTGTAAATTAGATTCTTTGagtaatatgtgtatgtgtatagattcTTTGaataatatgtgtatgtgtagattcTTTGagtaatatgtgtatgtgtatatctacacacacacaaatatatatccattgtttcatttatttattttttagcaaagtAAGTAGACAAACTCTTTAttcttgtttcatttatttttaatttttaaaaacgtttttaaaagtaatttcttggttggggatttagctcagtggtagagcgtttgcctagcaagcgcaatgccctgggtttggtccccagctctgaaaaaaaaagaaaaaaaaaagtaatttctttagttttatttcacgtgcatttgtgttttgcctgcatgctgtctgtgtgagagtattgggtcccctggaacggTTGTTACAGGCAGTTGTCAGCTGTCttattggtgctgggaactaaacccagacCAAGTTGACCTACagctctgagatctgcctgcctctgcctcccaaatactgagtgctgggattaaaaacctGGGCCACCACCACCTGGGTACATAGTCATTTTAAAAACAGccaatggggggctggggatttagctcagtggtagagcgcttacctaggaagcgcaagaccctgggttcggtccccagctccggaaaaaaaagaaccaaaaaaaaaaaaacaaaaaaaaaaaaaaaaccagccaatGGCAACCTCGTGCCTGTATGTCTTGGGCCTCCAGATTGCATATGGTCCTTTTCCTATATAATTCTAGTTAATAAGCTAACTTTGCTTCCCTTTGGCTTATCCTGAAATTCTTTCCTGTGGAGTAGTCAAGGATCCAGTTTTAATTGAATGGAGGTCCCTAAAGGGGAAAGAAATTCCTCTAGTGACAGAGCAGAGCTGTGTTCTCCAGCAAATGTAGTCTCACACCTTCTTGAACTTCCTCATCCTCATTGTGGGGATTTACCAGCATCCCAATCCTTCAACTTAGTTGCGTTCCAACCCTGAGAGATGAAATCTTCTTGAAAGGCATTTTTTAATGGTTATTTTAAAGATATTGTCTGCGACTTAATTTAAAAACGACTTCAAGGCTGCAGAATTGGTCTCTGCCATTAATTAGATTTCATAGATCTGTCCTCCAAGGTACAAATTATTTCGCAGAAATATTACTAAATGTACCACTATGAGAAATTACCCGAGCTCTTTGACATAGAGAAAACAGCggctgggagtgggggaggatATTTGTCTGCTTATGTCAGCTCTGTTTTTTCCAGGTCCTGGCTTTGCTAGGGCTGTAGGTCCTCCTACCCACAGCTGGACCTCTGCTGCGCCTACTCGCAGCTGGGCGCCTTGCTTGGTCTTCCCTCCCATTGCAGGGGTGTCACGTGATCTGATGAGATAGTGTACGTGAAAGCCTGTGTCAACTGTAGGGCCCAGCTGAATGCCAATTGTTGCTTTTGTTATTACACAAACCACACTCCAGGGAAACCCTGCTGCCCTTCTCCACCCCTCCTCCTAACCCAGTGGGCTGGACAGCCCAGGAAACGCTGAGGCTAGACAGCCCCTCCTACATGGGCGGGAGCCCCCGCCTGGGGGAGGGGCGGActtgcttcccccaccccacatcccccttcccttcagtAATGGTTTTCACAGTTCTTCCTGGCTTCAGGGGCTTAACTCCGGAAGGAAATCTCCTCAGTTCCAGTGAAAGTTCTGGGGTTGCAGAAATCATCTACTCCTTTGGCGTCTCCTCGGGTGGGccccctcccagttccctcctcTCCTAGTGCCCGCTGGAGCCTGGCTGCCCCGGAAGGATCTGACCGGCAATTTCCTAGAATTGTCTTGCTGGAGCTCCTCAGTCATCCAGctctccacccccttccccacctcATCCCAGTCTCTCTTCCCCAAAGCCATTCTCTCTGGATGGCTTATGCCCGAGTATCACCTCATAGGTCCCCATAGTTACATCATAGCCTCTCTTTAGGGGACTGTCTACAGTTCCTGGGAGGTGGAATTGGGCTTGGGAGTTAAAATGGTTACCAGGGCCCACAGAAAGTTGAGCGTGCTGTGGTTGCCAGGGCGACCATCTTTCCTTATGCTTCTCTTGAGCTTTTCATCCAAGCACCAACCTCATAACCGCTCTCGCTCAGTAAATCACATCTGACCTTCAAAGCCACCTTTGGTGTAAGAGGGAGTAGTGACTGCCTGATAGTCATATCCCCCCCTGGTGTCCCACCCTACCTCCAGGTTCATTTTGCCCAGACTCCAGGAAGAGGCCTGGGAAGGTCAGGGCAGAGGCCTGTCTGCATTTGATGGATAGTACTGAAGAAATGTCTGGCACTTTCCTTCTCTGTGGGGGAAGTGAAGCTAAACTTCTCCCCCACATTCTTGTCTTCTTGCCGGACTGCTTAGGAAGGTGTTAGGTGACTTGGGAAAGAAGGATTCAGACTTTGCTTGCTtggttgcttgtttatttatttatttgttcatttatttatctatgacAGGTTATGTAGCCCCAGACTATCCTCCAACTTAATAACTGAAGAAGGTTTTCGTCTCTCCAGAATGGTGGACTGAATCACCACCACACCCAAACAACGCATATGCAGTGTTAGAATTTGCATGCTAGACAAACATTCTACCCAGTGCAAGTACTGAGGGGCAGTGGGCAAATTCAGATTTGCCTATACCAACATGGGGGAAAGAGTGTAAGCAAGAGGAATTGTCCTAATCCCCCCATCACAGCTGAGTTTTGAAGGGATCCCTCCCCAAGGGCCAGTCCGGTGGCTCAATAGGTAAAGCTGTTGGCAGAGAGGAGAAATGAATCCTGAAAGTTATCTTCTAACCTCCACGTATACACTGTGAATTATGTGAGCCCACCCCttacaaatgcacacaaaataaataaaaatcaaaaggctctgtgctgggctggagagataactcagtggtggTTAAgaaacactgtctgctcttttagaggatcaaggttccatttcttttttttttttttttttttttggttctttttttttccggagctggggaccgaacccagggccttgcgcttcctaggtaagcgctctaccactgagctaaatccccagcccctcaaggtTCCATTTCTGGCagctacatgatggctcacaaccatctgtaactccagttccaagggatccaccCTCTTCAGACCAGGCATGCATTCAGTGTAT carries:
- the Ostcl1 gene encoding oligosaccharyltransferase complex subunit OSTC-like — translated: MGGKTKQGAQLRVGAAEVQLWKRLALLPWTWSLLYRVPFLVLECPNLKLKKPPWVHMLLAMTMYALVVVSYFFITGGIIYDVSIEPPSVDSMTDEHGHQRPVAFLARRVNGQYIMEGLASSFLFTMGGLGFIILDRSNTPNIPKLSGFLLLFDFVCVLLSFFIARVFMRMKLPDCLMG